In the genome of Candidatus Pristimantibacillus lignocellulolyticus, the window TCAGAAATGACGATGTTAATAGTACCACCTTCTGGTGTGTAATTTATCGCATTACTCAATAAATTAACTAGAATTTGACGAAGTCGATCTTCATCTGCTTCCATATAAAACTCTTCTGGTGAAGTCATATTAACATGAATGTTTTTACGAATCGCACTGACTTCGAGAATAGCAATTGTATTACACATAAATTCATTAATATCAACTGGTGTTAACATTAGTGGGGCACGCCTTGATTCGATTTTGGATAATTCTAATATATCGCCAATTAATCGATTCAATCGTTCACTCTCATCATATATAATTTGCAAGAAAGAGCGAGTCGTTTCTTCGTCTTTCACTGCGCCACCAAGTAATGTCTCAGCAAATCCTTTTACTGCAGCGATTGGCGTTTTCAGCTCATGCGATACGTTAGCAACAAACTCACTACGCATCCGCTCTAGACGTCTAATTGCCGATACGTCTTGCAGTACAAGAAGAATTCCACCAAAATCTGAACTATTTCCATGATAGATCGGCACAAGATTGAGTTCTAACAATCGTTCTTCTGGATAGTAGAACGTAATTTCTTCATGAATAAATTCCTTCGTATCATACCCTTCCACAATCAATTGTGAAAGCTCATATTGCTGCTTAATGTCACTATACGGTTTTCCAATCAACTTACGCGCAGATACACCAAGAATGTTTTCAGCTCGCTCATTCATAATTAGAATTAAGCCGTTAGCATCCATCATTACTACACCATTGATCATATTAGAAAGGACACTTTGTAGATGGTTTTCATTTTGGCGGATTCTAGCCATTTGAATCTGAAGGCTTTCTGCCATTGCATTAATCGCATTACCTAGTTCCCCTATTTCATCTTGCTTAATTCCTTCCACACGAGCACGATAATCCATATTTTTAATTCGCTTAGCTACTTGTGTAATTTTCTCTAAAGGTTTTGTTAAGCTAAGTGCAATTCGATAGCTTGTTAACGCCGCTATTACGAATAGTATAATTAATCCAACGATAAGTACCATCGTTAAACTGTTAATCGACTGCTCCACTTCATCAAGGCTCATTGCAAGTCTAATGACATATGTATCATCAATGATATCGTTCGTAATAGGAATTGCAACATATAGCATACTTTTATGAAGTGTATCACTTGCACGAATACTTTTACCTATACCTGATTCCAAAGCCCCAATAATTTCTTCACGACTACTATGGTTGTCCATTTCAGTCGCTTTAAAACTGGAGTCTCCAAGTACTGTCCCATCTGATTTAATAAATGTAACACGAGAATCCATAAGTTCCTGAAGCATAGTTGCTTGATTAGTATAGTAGTTAATA includes:
- a CDS encoding cell wall metabolism sensor histidine kinase WalK, translating into MFSFRTRLTIIIISMVALSVVASGLLMLNTFKENHIQVLEETLEREMRLIAAQMDWVSGDNEDVINYYTNQATMLQELMDSRVTFIKSDGTVLGDSSFKATEMDNHSSREEIIGALESGIGKSIRASDTLHKSMLYVAIPITNDIIDDTYVIRLAMSLDEVEQSINSLTMVLIVGLIILFVIAALTSYRIALSLTKPLEKITQVAKRIKNMDYRARVEGIKQDEIGELGNAINAMAESLQIQMARIRQNENHLQSVLSNMINGVVMMDANGLILIMNERAENILGVSARKLIGKPYSDIKQQYELSQLIVEGYDTKEFIHEEITFYYPEERLLELNLVPIYHGNSSDFGGILLVLQDVSAIRRLERMRSEFVANVSHELKTPIAAVKGFAETLLGGAVKDEETTRSFLQIIYDESERLNRLIGDILELSKIESRRAPLMLTPVDINEFMCNTIAILEVSAIRKNIHVNMTSPEEFYMEADEDRLRQILVNLLSNAINYTPEGGTINIVISETKEENILISISDTGIGIPEKDLPRIFERFYRVDKARSRISGGTGLGLSIVKHLVELHKGTISVSSTVGVGTKFTIELPSIQ